TCATGTCTCAAATATTATAATAGAAATCTCTGCATTTTCAGCTAACTTAAATACTATTAGCCAACATGGAAGTTTTTTGGGCTTCATAAACTATATATACACCTAATACCAATACTTCTCCACTAGACTTCCAATGAAACTCTAGGATATCCATGAATATTGAATAGCCAATTTCTAGGACATaaaatacacacacacacatgcaCAAGGGGAGAGAGAGTATATGGATACTACTAACTTCAGAACGCTTTAAAAGATTCCCACGCCTGCAGCCCATTCAAAAGACAAATAACAGGGAAAATGGCCTATAAAACCAGTACCTTTTATGGCATTGGGTCAGGTTCGCGGCTCTATTCGAACCTATTAAGAGTATTGACACCCCTATTTAGTATTGACCACCAATTGATTTACAACTTCCACTTTAAAATCATTTAAAGTACAACCCATATACAGATACATTTGTCTGCATCAGTATAGACGATATCAATGTGAACCAATTCGTGTTTTTACAAAAAGACTGGACACGCGCAAATGCCCCCGAGCGCACACGCATATAGACAACTTTAAATGTAAAAACACTGGCATGCAAATTAGAGAACTTACAGCACCAAAGGAACAACTGTTAGAAACTTCCTGTTACGAGTGAGCTGCTTTCCATTGTCTATCTGCTCCCACCATGTCAATCTATTGTAGATCCCTTGGTCCTCTGCAAATGGAGTTCCTTTCTTCCAGTGGAAAAAGTGATATGTTACCTGATAGACACAACATAATGAATCAAGCCATGTAGATAGACCAATTTATCCTAAGcttcattaataaaaaattgacaGAAGATATTAATTTATAGTTTTATCTAATCGAacaattttgaagaaaaaatctCTGTTGCCCATCACCTCACCAAGTGGTTCAGTAGTATGTTTTTCCCTCCCTAAAATCATGGGATGTGGCATTGTATTGTTAATGGTCTCATTTGATAATtttgaagaaaataataaaagggAACTGTCCAATTAAATGGAATTATTTTATGGAGGGAGTAGATACTACATGAATACTGAAAATATTTCTTCACCAAATGATACATAAGTAAACGCGGATTGCCTTGCTTTAATGTTTCACCAATCCCATAAAAGGAAAAATGAGAAACAAACACTCTTAGACAAACATGGCTCTTAGACACCTGAATCTTGAATTGGAGTACATCTAAAATTAAAACGAGGAGAAGCAAAAAAGAAAAGTTTGAACATCTCATAAAGGAGGGGAACTGTGAAAATTACAGCAAATACAGCACAACTAGTTCAAGAATCACAGAAACAATTGAATCTAGAATAGGGAAAGATCTTAACAATCCCCTGTTCTGCAACGCTTTCTTGAACAACCCCCCCCCCTGCTTTGAACAATATAAAAAGCAGCGGCATTCATTCTCCTTGCCAATCTAAACATCCTGCTAAGGATAGACTGGAAGATAATCATCATCACGGTCATCAATAAGCATAGAGGCCCCCAGGAGATATTGGACATCTCAAAGTGAGTAGTGTATACAAACAGACTGAAACAGGTGAAAATGGTGTAGGAAGAGACTAAGAAGGAGGGGAAGTACAAAAGTAATATGTGGGGATATGATTAGGGTACACCAGATAAGGTAACTTTTTTATGATAGATTATAGAACAAAGTACACTTGATGGAGCCATGAAGACAGGAATGGGAAGTCAACGGTCTAATACGCTAAcagataattatttttcttcagcTTTATCATCAGCAATGGCTATTAATGAGCTTGgtttattttttatcaaaagaaaaCGAAAGTAAATGTGagtaataaaagagaaagatCAAGTGCCAATACGAGAAAGATTAATGGATAATGTTAACTTTTTTTCGAATTATATATATAGGTTAATGTACATAGGAGAATACCGAATTGCTAGGAAAATAAACTAGGTATGAAGGTCACTCTCTACCCTTGACAAGAGAAACGCAAAGAAGATTCAAGAGTATAGTTCACTTCCAATCATATGCTATGATTTGGTGAGATGACAGACGGACCTCTAACTTACATATGTCTTATAAGAATTttaccccccccccctccccctcTTTCTGTCCCTCTCTGCATGAATATCAAGAATGAAACCACAAACTTGAATCCTGAACTTCTTACCACGTATCAAGCCACAAGAAGCGGCAAGGCTGATATAAATGATTATGGAGTATGATGACTCAATAAATTAACATCTCAACCTCTCCAAGCGCAGCACAATTTAATTACATTCAGCCTCTTATCTTATAAAATTGCCCCATCTATGAACAATTTACCATTCACtaaacaaaacccaaaacaaTATAACTGCGACGCCGACACCCATTTACCAAAAAATAACGAACACCACATACAAAACCAAAAATAATCCTTATACTGCAATGTTTCCAAATGGGTTGAACATACACAAACCCTCCCTTGCTTTATACATTTCTAAGTATTAAGAAAGAAACCTAAACAATATAAAACCTAAACTATTCACCATTAATTAAGCAATTAAGTACAATGAGACAAAAACCCAAGTACCTACCCAAAACCAAAAACCAAAACAATCCTACCCCCCATTTATCAAGGAATTACAAACAACAGATACAAACCCTAAAAGGCTCTAGTTTCCACACGGGTTATCATGAGGGGTAAATCAGGCAAATCAACAAGGTAACAAATCAAATACCCAGAAATCAAATCCAATTTGAATCAATCGTATtgtgatatctgatttgaaatgtAAAGGAAAAACAGGAAAAAGTAAAGGAAggaaaggaagaaggaagataCAAGGAAATGGACGAGATTAACGATGGTCCAAGCGATGCCAGGGGAGCAACTGAAGACGGAGAGAACGAGGATCCATGagaagaagaggatgaggaTGTAGGTGGTCCAAACGCCAGGGTACGTGAACCACTCCGTGTTCCTGTTCAGATCCGCTGGTGGCACCGCCTTCACGTACAGATTTgccataaaacaataaacaaaGGAACCCTCCTGTTGATTGATTGATAGATGCGCCACGATCGATCGAACttcgatgatgatgatggcggtggtggacggtggtggtggtggtggtggttgttgttGAATTGAATGGAAATTCCAAAACCCAGAAACACAACACAAcctctctttttctctctctctctctctagcgtGTGGAGGAATTGAATAATGAAAATGATAGATAGCACTTAAAATCGGTAAATGTATTTATTGTGAAATAAACAAATTTTTACAATGAATATCAATTTTTCATGGATAGACCAGAATATCGACATCGTTTTTCATGGATAATTTtcgaatttttgttttttacgaggttaaaaatgattttttgtaACATTTTTTGGTATCTTCTTATTAAATTGGACTACACATGaagtataaaataaatttaggtcaTTATTGTCGGTTCAACTTTGTAATAGCTAAATTTTACTGTTTTTTTAAGATAAAAAGAAACACGACTACACATCATTATCTAGGCATAATAAAGAAACTATGTCGGATGGCAGAAGCCTCCACATAGTGGGAGATACCCTTAATTTAACCCTACCTAGAAGGTTTCTATGTCATAAAATTTGTTGCATTATTGGGCTCATCAGGAATATGCTCCACTAAAGCTTGCCAATCTCGGTGAGGCGCGCCCCTAACACGCAAAATTGTCTCCCAAAAGGATGAAACATCCACCTCCTTCCGCAACGCCTCCGCCACATGCTGACAATCCGAAGTGCACATGATATTTCGCTGGCCGAGCTCCCAAGCATGATTCAATTCCAATTCAATAGCTAGTAATTCACTAAGGAATGTGTTGCCACCCTCATGGATGCTGTAAGCGCCCAAGATTCATGAGCGAGTCTCATCTAAACACACAGTTACACACCccataaaaattaaaacatttaaACTAAATATAAATGTATCCAAATTTAAAGACAATTGGTGTATGTTTGGTTTAAGCAAATAGGACTCATAGTTCGGAGAAAATATAGATTTTCTATTTGATTTTGGGATGGAATGAACTATCATTTTGAGCTTTTTTATGTGATGAGATAGCTTCCTGAAAACCTATTTAACCAATCAAATAGAAGAAATAAAATGAGTAATTCTAATTAACACAACAAATTGTTGCACGACCAAACACGCACGATAAGTTAATCTATTTATTCTCAAGTTAACACTATTCAATGCATTAAAAGTTTAAAACAATTAAGATCAGACGGACAATGATATTTAAGTCATCAAAATTTGTTCCAATGTTTGACGTGTCTTTAAACAAGTCAAGTAGTACGAGATAAAGAACATATGATGGGTGGGGAGGTCCAGAGATCAATTTCTCGAGggaataatttttcttttcgatgtaaaaaaaaagacaactcgaaaatacaataaaaagtacaaaaaaaCATGAGTAATGGATAATAAAAAGGTGAATGTGTCTTTCACCAGACACTTGTGTTGTGCTATTGTTCGTAGCATCAAGCAATTCTCTTATCACTTTAATTATTTAATGACCATGTGACTTAATGTTTTAGTCTTGATAATTCACATTTGATCAAACGAtcatgatttcttccttcttcctaaCCATCTTATATATGTTCATCAAGGTTTTGTTTGAAAAGGTATAAATAGTGAAGAGAGGGATAGAGGAGAGATCGAGGACCTCTCTTGTTTGGTGAGTGAGAGTAGGGGCATAGATGAGAGACTTTTGTGGTCTCTCCAAATTGGAAAGAGATAGGTGGGTCCCTGTTTTATTTTCGTACTTTGCTCGTGGCTTGGGACCTTGAGTACTCACATTTGATTGCCAAAAAGTGTACTATATTACACTACATTATTTTTAATCCCAAATCGCACTATACTGGTGGTCTGTGAACGAGAGTATTTACATTCAAACTACCAAAAAGTGTTTTACATTAtacataattattattttaacataaaaagtaacattctcttctcttttattataccaaacaacctctatatttattatatttttcatttctttctctgtactcaaattctttcttctctactctctctttcttgtctaccaaacaaagtgcaAGTGAACCATGATGACCAGATTCAAAACATTAAAGAAAGAATTTTAAACCCAGTATGTATAATTATAGTGAGCATCCCATTGTCCTAAGTTCCCTTCGCTTGTATATACATCAGAACTAAAATTGTTATGTAACCGCTCATCACCACATGACTACAAGTGTCTTGGTTTTGTTTTTGGTGAGGGGATCATATGTTTAACCCGTCCCATCATAATAAATACTCCTATATACAAATGATCATCTAAAAGTACATTAAGGGATAGGTCGTCTTGAATAATGAGATTGAGTCACTCAATGATGAGATCTCTTATTCCACTCCACAAGCCCCTGGTACACCAAGTTTTTAACATTAATGCGAAGTATGTCTTTTTTAACCAAGTTTTTAGCATTAATGCGAAGTATGTCTTTTTTAACTGCATCAACCTACGCTCCTCGAACAttgcgaaaaaaaaaatatgaataatgcaAATGGTATTTACAGGAATGGTGTGTTTTTGGCCAGTTGGGAGCTTGTGTGGCAAGAGGGTGAGATTCACTCCATCCAACGCGAATCCAAAGCATTGAATTCGCCCCACATAAAACGCATGCAAGGCATCATCAATCCATCAGAGAAAATTCGCCTCAAAGAAAACGAATGATGTTTGTAAAGGATTCGCCTCATACCAAGCGCATCACTGTCATGTACTGCAAAGCCAAGGAATCAGATCCCAACTTGGGAAACGAAGGAATCTCACTGAATCTGGCACATGAAATTCGTTTCATATAGGGCGAATCCATATGCATGCGTTTTATGTGGGGCGAATTCAGTGCTTTGGATTCGTGTTGGGTGGAGCGAATCCCACCCCCTTGCCACACAAGCTCCCAGCTGGCAAAAAACACACCATTCTTGTAAATTCGATTTTTTTACCCTTTttggtaattaatttttttttccgcattattcatttttttttttcgaacaTCGCCCCGGCCAATCCAAGATACATCACCATCAATatatttgttaaaaataatatcaataaaataaatgtaTAGTAActattgaatattttatttgatGTGAATTTATCATTGATTAAATTCAAGTTCGGTTAGTTGACAGAACTAACTAACCTGTTCTTCCTTTCCAAACGCAAATCTATTTCACAAAAATAGCACTCTGTTTTACCATACAACCTGTCTGTTTCCACCTTCACTTTCGCATCCCATGGCTTCTAATCTTCTCTCTCTTCCATAACAATCAGCATTGCTCATTGTTCCCTTTTTTCCCCCATTTTTTTGAGAATTTTCCCCCTTTTTCCCTCTGGAGATTGGGCAATGGGAGACCCATCCAGTAAAATTTAAACCTTTTCAAGGTTTTGGTACCTGGGTCGGTggaaatattgaattttttcgAAGAAGAAAATGGTGGTGTTGGGTTTTGTTTGAGGATGAATTTTGGCTTTGACATGGAATGTGAGGCTTTGAATCTTGGTTCATTGCCTCCAACCAATGCCATTGAATGCCAATACCAGCTGCTATTTGGCATTCTATTCCTTCTTCAATCAAACCTTACCTTTCTCCATTCCAATCAGAAGCTGAACCTCGTActataaaaaatagaaatatataaattataagaAGATATATAATAGCAAGGTTAAAATCCCTTGTGCTGTTTGCTTTGTAGGGTTGCAATTTAGCAACCAGAATGAATTCTGGTTCTGTGTTAGCATTACCTCCTACTTCAGACAATGTGTTCAGAACAAGGGAGCCTCCTGATTTTGAGGATGATACTGTGGAGAGAGATCCCACCGGCCGATACCTAAGGGTATGTATGTGTGACATTATGTCTCACATGATGATGCCTTtatgcattttttatttatatgtttttttttaattcatttggcTCAACTTTGGTAGCTCATTTTAATTCTAATTGATGTGTTTGGGGTCTGAGGGTGATGCATTTCAATTAGTTAGGTTGGTTGTGAAATGGTGCTAGTTGAGCTAGAGGGGTTGGCACATTTGGAATAAACCCTGCTTCCTGCATTGGGTTTACATGGTTATTCTTGCTGACATTCGAACCAAAGTAGTTGATATGGATAATGGATTAGCTGTGTTTTTTTGTGTGCAACTATATGAGATATatcagtgcatgtttggatatacAGTGAAAATTAGTGAGTCAAGATCATGATGTATAGAGGTGAATTCCCTTAGCTCTTGTGGTTGTCCACCGTGATTTTGTCTTCACGGTGATATCCACCGTGTATTCAAACACGCACTCAGTTGAATTCATGGCTCAATGTAGGTTTAGAAACTCAGAGTGGATGATAGATTTGCAAACAGCATTCTAATTTAACTTTGTAAACCAGGTTGTTATGTTATTGATTTTCATTCTAAATGCACAAGTATAAAATCTATCTCATGCTCAAGATTCAATTCTACATATAATCCTAATTCATATAAAAAGTTCCCTATTTAAAGAACTGCTAGGGGAACCAATTATCATACGCCTTCATCATCTAAGGGAATTTTGACTTCTCTATTCAGTGATTCTATGATTCACTTGTTGTTCTTTCTATTTTTGTCTAATTTGACTTTTTTCCCTCTTGTTTTTTTTCTCAGTACAATGAAATTTTGGGCAGGGGTGCCTTCAAGACTGTGTACGACTCTCATGACTAATCTCTActttctatttttaattttttttttcactcactACCTCTATTTCAGTATATTCTGTTCCTAACTTCTAGATTTATTCAGAATTTTACGTGCTATGTATATTTATTCTAGAGATTTAGTCTTCAATAATACTTAGGAGAGTCCTTGTTACTTGTCAAAGCATGCTACTTAATCTCTTTCTCTTTTGCAGTTATAGGGGCTTTGACGAAGTTGATGGAATAGAAGTTGCTTGGAACCAAGTTAAGATTGACGGCCTCTTGCATTCAGTAGATGATCTATCAAAATTGTATTCTGAAGTTAATCTATTGAAGTCTTTAAAACATGATAATATCATTAAGTTCTATAATTCTTGGATTGATGATAAGCAGAAAACTGTTAACATGATCACTGAACTCTTCACATCTGGAAACTTGAGGCAGTATGTTCTCCTGAATTTATCCACTTCGTGTTTGCTGTTTGTCCCTAATGCCTGCATAACATTGTTGTATACGTTTGGCTGACAGATATCGTAAGAAGCATAAATATGTTGAAATTAAAGCCATAAAATGTTGGGCCAGGCAGATTCTTCAAGGCTTAGTATATCTTCACAGTCACAAGCCACCTATTATTCATAGAGACTTGAAATGCGACAACATCTTTGTGAATGGAAACCAAGGAGAAGTTAAAATAGGAGACCTTGGTTTGGCAATTGTCATGCAGCAACCAACTGCCCGAAGTGTTATTGGTAACGTATTACTTTCCGAAAATGTGATGTTTTTATTTAATCATACTGGTCCTTTAGGTAGTACTAAAATATGTTTTTGCCTATATTTCTCCATTCTAAAAGGGACCCCTGAGTTTATGGCTCCAGAACTATATGAAGAGGAATACAATGAACTTGTTGACATCTATTCTTTTGGGATGTGCATATTGGAGATGATTACTCTTGAGTATCCCTATATTGAATGCAAAAATCCAGCTCAAATTTATAAGAAAGTTACCTCGGTAAGTATAGCAACCACTGGCATTTCCTTGTTACTTATGACTGCATGCTCACAATATGAACTACTCGACTCATATATGTGTTGCAGGGTATCAAACCCGCTTCCCTTGATAAGGTGAGTGATCCCGAAATTAAAGAGTTTATTGAGAAATGTCTGGTTCCAGCATCCGAGAGATTGTCTGCAGAGGAGCTTCTTAAAGACCCATTTCTACAGACACCTATTCAAACTCCGAGAGCTGTAGACATGGTCAAACCTGGTTCTCTATCTATGGACATAGATAATGACTGCAAACAGCTTTGTGTGAGTAACAGTGCTGAAAGCAACCAAGGAAGTTCACATTGTCCTGTTTTTGAAGTCCAAAGGACAAATAAGAACAATGCATTTAGGTTAAAAGGGACTAAAAATGACGATAACTCAGTATCTTTGACCTTGCGTATTGCGGATACATCTGGTGAGTATGTGGTCTTTCTTGCCCCTTCTGTACCTTTTTTTCTCCGGGGAGAGGAGGTATAGAACATCTGAATTAGCTTTTGACACTTCGCCATGCCTTTCTATTGAAATGATGCAATAATAGCGTTGCTTGTGTTACATGCAGGTCGAGTGAGGAATATACATTTTCTCTTTTACCTTGATACAGATACTGCAGTCTCTGTGGCCTCAGAGATGGTTGAACATTTGGAGTTGGCCGATCACGATGTGGCTTTCATAGCTGAGCTTATTGATTACTTGATAGTGAAACTTCTACCTTGGTGGAAGCCCTCACCTGATCATAAATCAAGTGGAGAATTTAGTCTTAACGGTGGTGGGTCTACAACGGCAGACAGTGAAACCTTTATGGCGTGCTCATGCGGTTCTGTCCTTACTAGTTTTCCCTCTAAATTAGCTATTGACCAGCACAACTTCTATGGGTTTAACACAGCTCCTGGAGAAAGTTTTATGACTGCTGAGAAGAGTTGTTCTTACAAAAATGTTGATAATGCCTGTTTTGACAGTGTTAGTGATTATAAGTCTTCTCCTAGTTTGTTTACCTCTGGGTTTAACACAACCCCTGGAGAAAGTTTTATGACTGCTGAGAAGAGCTGCTTTTACAAAAATGCTAATAATGCCAGTTTTGACAGTGATTATATGTCTTCTCCTAGTTTGTTTAACTTGGAAGATCGATATTCACAAGAATCCGGAGCATCTGAAATAGTTATTGAAGATGCTTCTGTGAAAAATGACGAGTTTCATGATTCCAATGTTGATGGAAGTTTTGGATGCTTAAGTAGGTCTGTCTCAGAACTTGAACTCGGGGATGCATATTTTAAGGATTGTATATTGCAAGCGACAGATTGTAGTGCCGGGTCAATTTGTGGAACATCATCCGATGTTGTGAGCAGCCGTTCTTCAGTGTCTTCAATCGAAAAGGAGATTGATCTTGAGCTAAAGTTCCAACTAGATGCAATTGAGTTACAGTATCAGCATTGGATGGAAGAACTTAATAGAATGAAGTTGGAGGCATTGGAAGCCACTAGAAGGAGATGGATGgcaaagaagaaagaggctgtTCATTGATTTTGAGCCTATTGAGTAACATCTTTTTACCCTTGTCGAAGTTGTTTCATTGTAAATTTGATGATATCTAACTGTAATTTGTATATTGgatgtggctctatttttgtggaAGCGAGTGATCTTTCTCTCCCCCTATTTTTTATACGTTACACATATATTCACATTAAGTACTTCATTTTCTCTGAAAAATGAAACTAACATGGCTCCAACTGTTAACCAGATTTTAAATGAAATATGTCAATTAAATCTGCATAAAATATGGGCATTACCTCATTCAATGACTTACattcattttcaatttcaattaaatATAGTCAAGAGAGAGATTTACGTTTACATTCACAttcaatcaatttatgcctCGTAGGAGAGAGATttacattcatttttaattttaattaaaataaaaacgtATTTTCTGATTTGACGGAATTCAATTAGATGCATGAGTAAACAAAGTTTACATTGTGGGTGCATAATCCTTTAGATGAGGTAGTTGGGGCTCGTTATAAAAACTGAACCACTCCCCACTTTCTCTCTCACGCAGCACAGATATAGATACTTAGCGTTAAGCATCAATATCTACTAATGCACAAACCAACAAGCATACATACACATCAGAAACCAAAAAAGGCAGTACaggtaatttttattttgtttaatcaATTGTTAGTTGAATCTTCCTTTCTACTGGTTCTAGTTTTACATTTTGTTGTATGTGTTTGTTCTCCTCTGTGTCTAACTTTTGAAGCAAGACAAACAATTCTTAAAGAATTGCAACATTTTCTCACCAAACTATTTCTAGTGCTTTTTTAATCCCATCTTAATCAACCCCTTTTGTTTATACAACACTCTTTTAGTCATATTCTTTTCTTCAAACTATTTCTCAATGATTGAGTACATTTCTTGCAATTCATTCAGCCCCTGATACACATTTTTGACAAATCACACCAATTATCATATTCTGACATTGGCTGCTAGTGTTTGATCATAATTTTATAGTTGAGTCTTTGACCAGACTTTTCTTTTACACTTTTATTTATGAGTAGGAGAAGATAAGGTGGTAGTTCCAGGAAAGTTCATCAAATGGCAGAATTGATGGGATCACGGGCATACTGCTGCTTCAAGTGCCAGAACCTTGTTGCTTTCCATGATGATATCGTTTCCAAAGATTTCCAGGTGAAattttttcttgcatttttggCACTTTCCCCATCTTTATGTTAGGTTTCTACTTTCTAGATTGAAATGGTTCATCCATTTGAACCAATCTTGTATGCTCAGAATAGGATCAGGAAAAGGAAGGTTTCAAATAAATTGCTGACCTAAAGATTTAGATTTTACATACCCTCAAATGAATCATGCTGAAAACTTTTCAAACAAGGCCCTGAGACTAATTTGATCTGTTCTAAAAGGTACCACTGCAAATTATATTTCAAATTTCATTCAAATTTGTCAGTACCATGTTATATAAATCAAAATCTTGTTTTCTTATGCTTAAATGAATAAGGccttgtttggaagagcttatcttATAGTATAAACAATTATGGAAGTGTTTGGAAGAGCTAATGCAAATAGCCTATGACTTATCTATAGttgttttgaacttatttttgTAAGCTGCTCTGAATAGCATGAGTAAGCGCACATGCCTACCTAAAACCTATTTTTCatcttatttcaataaatttctcaaattagcttaggAATAAGAGCTGAGTTAACTTGTTTTCCCAAACGGACCTTAAATGTGGTGCGCAAACTGGCTAAAAGGATGGATGATTATAACATGTTTAGATCAGCTTAtttttcctcataatcaattctggcacTTGAAGTTACCCATGAGGCTTCtctccataattgatttttacTGTAGTAGAAGAATTACCAAACGTGTGTTAAGATATTTCAGGTTTCTTTTTAACCAAGGATTTTCAAGGGTTATGTTCAACAGGCAAGCAATGGCAGAGCTTTTCTGTTTTCTCATGCCATGA
This portion of the Lotus japonicus ecotype B-129 chromosome 3, LjGifu_v1.2 genome encodes:
- the LOC130746300 gene encoding uncharacterized protein LOC130746300 encodes the protein MANLYVKAVPPADLNRNTEWFTYPGVWTTYILILFFSWILVLSVFSCSPGIAWTIVNLVHFLVTYHFFHWKKGTPFAEDQGIYNRLTWWEQIDNGKQLTRNRKFLTVVPLVLYLIASHTTDYQNPMLFFNTVAVIVLVVAKFPNMHKVRIFGINADK
- the LOC130746301 gene encoding probable serine/threonine-protein kinase WNK7 isoform X1; amino-acid sequence: MNSGSVLALPPTSDNVFRTREPPDFEDDTVERDPTGRYLRYNEILGRGAFKTVYRGFDEVDGIEVAWNQVKIDGLLHSVDDLSKLYSEVNLLKSLKHDNIIKFYNSWIDDKQKTVNMITELFTSGNLRQYRKKHKYVEIKAIKCWARQILQGLVYLHSHKPPIIHRDLKCDNIFVNGNQGEVKIGDLGLAIVMQQPTARSVIGNVLLSENVMFLFNHTGPLGSTKICFCLYFSILKGTPEFMAPELYEEEYNELVDIYSFGMCILEMITLEYPYIECKNPAQIYKKVTSGIKPASLDKVSDPEIKEFIEKCLVPASERLSAEELLKDPFLQTPIQTPRAVDMVKPGSLSMDIDNDCKQLCVSNSAESNQGSSHCPVFEVQRTNKNNAFRLKGTKNDDNSVSLTLRIADTSGRVRNIHFLFYLDTDTAVSVASEMVEHLELADHDVAFIAELIDYLIVKLLPWWKPSPDHKSSGEFSLNGGGSTTADSETFMACSCGSVLTSFPSKLAIDQHNFYGFNTAPGESFMTAEKSCSYKNVDNACFDSVSDYKSSPSLFTSGFNTTPGESFMTAEKSCFYKNANNASFDSDYMSSPSLFNLEDRYSQESGASEIVIEDASVKNDEFHDSNVDGSFGCLSRSVSELELGDAYFKDCILQATDCSAGSICGTSSDVVSSRSSVSSIEKEIDLELKFQLDAIELQYQHWMEELNRMKLEALEATRRRWMAKKKEAVH
- the LOC130746301 gene encoding probable serine/threonine-protein kinase WNK7 isoform X2; amino-acid sequence: MNSGSVLALPPTSDNVFRTREPPDFEDDTVERDPTGRYLRYNEILGRGAFKTVYRGFDEVDGIEVAWNQVKIDGLLHSVDDLSKLYSEVNLLKSLKHDNIIKFYNSWIDDKQKTVNMITELFTSGNLRQYRKKHKYVEIKAIKCWARQILQGLVYLHSHKPPIIHRDLKCDNIFVNGNQGEVKIGDLGLAIVMQQPTARSVIGTPEFMAPELYEEEYNELVDIYSFGMCILEMITLEYPYIECKNPAQIYKKVTSGIKPASLDKVSDPEIKEFIEKCLVPASERLSAEELLKDPFLQTPIQTPRAVDMVKPGSLSMDIDNDCKQLCVSNSAESNQGSSHCPVFEVQRTNKNNAFRLKGTKNDDNSVSLTLRIADTSGRVRNIHFLFYLDTDTAVSVASEMVEHLELADHDVAFIAELIDYLIVKLLPWWKPSPDHKSSGEFSLNGGGSTTADSETFMACSCGSVLTSFPSKLAIDQHNFYGFNTAPGESFMTAEKSCSYKNVDNACFDSVSDYKSSPSLFTSGFNTTPGESFMTAEKSCFYKNANNASFDSDYMSSPSLFNLEDRYSQESGASEIVIEDASVKNDEFHDSNVDGSFGCLSRSVSELELGDAYFKDCILQATDCSAGSICGTSSDVVSSRSSVSSIEKEIDLELKFQLDAIELQYQHWMEELNRMKLEALEATRRRWMAKKKEAVH
- the LOC130746301 gene encoding probable serine/threonine-protein kinase WNK7 isoform X3; translation: MITELFTSGNLRQYRKKHKYVEIKAIKCWARQILQGLVYLHSHKPPIIHRDLKCDNIFVNGNQGEVKIGDLGLAIVMQQPTARSVIGTPEFMAPELYEEEYNELVDIYSFGMCILEMITLEYPYIECKNPAQIYKKVTSGIKPASLDKVSDPEIKEFIEKCLVPASERLSAEELLKDPFLQTPIQTPRAVDMVKPGSLSMDIDNDCKQLCVSNSAESNQGSSHCPVFEVQRTNKNNAFRLKGTKNDDNSVSLTLRIADTSGRVRNIHFLFYLDTDTAVSVASEMVEHLELADHDVAFIAELIDYLIVKLLPWWKPSPDHKSSGEFSLNGGGSTTADSETFMACSCGSVLTSFPSKLAIDQHNFYGFNTAPGESFMTAEKSCSYKNVDNACFDSVSDYKSSPSLFTSGFNTTPGESFMTAEKSCFYKNANNASFDSDYMSSPSLFNLEDRYSQESGASEIVIEDASVKNDEFHDSNVDGSFGCLSRSVSELELGDAYFKDCILQATDCSAGSICGTSSDVVSSRSSVSSIEKEIDLELKFQLDAIELQYQHWMEELNRMKLEALEATRRRWMAKKKEAVH